The Cyanobacteriota bacterium genome has a window encoding:
- a CDS encoding YqiJ family protein, whose protein sequence is MIFHPSNLPYWVLLSAGIVLFLTVIISGIGEHDADVDADMSADINVDAGVDLAVDNGSLHVDVDANDMSSPVQLLGWLGLGKAPLILLLATDLSLWGLLGWMLNVAVSSLLNTTTSGILAGVVLIGSLVISLTFGGFISRPLGQVFASFGEDASDDRVIGCIGTVSTARIPSILEGKIGQVDVIDPARNRITVNAALPPWATIAPQRGEQVLVIERSHQTYLVIAKDSPDQDHWLSNLSSS, encoded by the coding sequence ATGATTTTCCATCCCTCGAATCTGCCCTATTGGGTTCTGCTTAGTGCTGGCATAGTGCTATTTTTGACTGTGATTATCTCTGGCATTGGTGAGCACGATGCAGATGTGGATGCCGACATGAGTGCAGATATCAATGTAGACGCAGGTGTTGATTTAGCTGTAGATAACGGTTCTCTGCATGTTGATGTTGATGCAAATGATATGTCCAGCCCTGTTCAACTTTTAGGGTGGCTAGGTTTGGGCAAAGCTCCCCTGATACTACTGCTGGCAACTGATCTAAGTTTGTGGGGTCTATTGGGCTGGATGCTGAATGTAGCAGTTAGTAGCCTGCTCAACACCACCACAAGTGGCATTCTAGCAGGCGTAGTATTGATAGGGTCGTTAGTCATTTCATTGACGTTCGGTGGCTTTATCTCTCGGCCCTTAGGCCAAGTCTTCGCCTCTTTCGGAGAAGATGCTAGTGACGATCGGGTCATTGGTTGCATTGGTACAGTTAGCACTGCCCGTATTCCCTCCATTCTAGAGGGCAAAATTGGGCAAGTGGATGTGATCGACCCTGCCCGCAACCGCATCACGGTGAATGCTGCCCTACCTCCTTGGGCAACGATCGCCCCTCAACGGGGTGAACAAGTACTGGTAATAGAACGCTCTCACCAAACTTACCTCGTTATCGCCAAAGACAGCCCTGACCAAGACCATTGGTTATCCAATTTGTCATCAAGCTAA